Proteins encoded within one genomic window of Candidatus Syntrophocurvum alkaliphilum:
- the spoIID gene encoding stage II sporulation protein D, whose amino-acid sequence MRKKRNYLIIISVFLLITILTIVIKNNNQNLDYYIEGEPKITLYLHQENEVIELGLEEYLVGVIAAEMPASFELEALKAQAIAARTYTIRKIIEGREYPLNADLSDNINECQAYISLDEFKKRNPKNYSELQEKLIKAVYETKGEILMYQNNEVIDALYHSTCGGYTESAEDAWGNHVPYLKSIKCVYCEKSRHYETEQVFSNSEFNQIFNINDAQLKIDILEKSNSGRIKKMKINNQIIYGDRLRNLLSLPSTWLGIEINEHEVIINNRGYGHGVGMCQYGTNGMAKEGYSYEEILNKYYQNIDIIKISY is encoded by the coding sequence ATGAGAAAAAAAAGAAATTATTTAATTATTATATCTGTTTTTTTATTGATTACTATTTTAACAATTGTTATTAAAAATAATAATCAAAACTTAGATTATTATATTGAGGGTGAACCAAAAATAACTTTATATTTACACCAAGAAAATGAAGTTATAGAACTAGGCTTAGAAGAATATTTAGTAGGTGTAATAGCTGCAGAAATGCCTGCTTCATTTGAATTAGAAGCTTTAAAAGCCCAAGCTATAGCGGCAAGAACTTATACTATAAGAAAAATAATAGAAGGAAGAGAATATCCCTTAAATGCAGATTTATCTGATAATATCAATGAATGCCAAGCATATATTTCTTTAGATGAATTTAAAAAAAGAAATCCAAAGAATTATTCTGAATTACAAGAAAAACTTATAAAAGCAGTATATGAAACTAAAGGTGAAATATTAATGTATCAAAATAATGAAGTAATTGATGCTCTTTACCATTCTACATGTGGTGGATATACTGAAAGTGCAGAGGATGCTTGGGGTAACCATGTTCCATATCTTAAATCAATTAAATGTGTATATTGTGAAAAATCACGTCATTATGAAACTGAACAAGTCTTTTCTAATTCTGAGTTTAATCAAATTTTTAATATAAACGATGCACAATTAAAAATTGATATTTTAGAAAAATCAAATAGTGGAAGAATTAAAAAAATGAAAATAAATAATCAAATAATATATGGTGATCGCTTAAGAAACCTACTTAGTCTACCATCAACTTGGCTTGGCATAGAAATTAATGAACACGAAGTAATAATAAATAATAGGGGATATGGACATGGAGTAGGAATGTGCCAGTATGGAACGAATGGAATGGCTAAAGAAGGATATAGTTATGAGGAGATTTTAAACAAATACTACCAAAATATTGATATCATCAAAATTAGTTACTAA
- the spoIIID gene encoding sporulation transcriptional regulator SpoIIID: MQNYIRKRAVKIAHHILQSSDTVRRTAEVFKISKSTVHKDVSERLPRINKELADQVKSVLDKNKAERHLRGGEATKKKYADENGSIKLD; the protein is encoded by the coding sequence ATGCAGAACTATATAAGAAAAAGGGCTGTAAAAATAGCACATCATATATTACAATCTTCTGACACGGTTAGGAGAACGGCAGAGGTATTCAAAATTAGTAAAAGCACAGTACACAAAGATGTATCAGAAAGACTACCTAGAATTAATAAAGAACTTGCAGATCAGGTAAAGTCAGTATTAGATAAAAATAAAGCAGAGCGACATTTAAGAGGTGGAGAAGCTACTAAGAAAAAATATGCGGATGAAAATGGAAGCATAAAGTTGGACTAA
- a CDS encoding rod shape-determining protein, whose protein sequence is MFAEDIGIDLGTASVLVFKRGKGIVLHEPSVVAIDKNTDNIIAVGMEARQMLGRTPGHIIATRPLREGVIADYDTTEKMLAYFIKKVVGKRLFFKPRVIVCIPTGATDVEERAVRQATLSSGARQAYIIEEPLAAALGAGINISEATGNMVVDIGGGTSDVAVLSLGGIVCNTSLRVGGDKFDDAIIRYIRREYNLMIGDRTAEDIKIQVGTAYVTDNNKDKYMEVRGRDLLTGLPKTIKFTAQESYEALQEPIESVVEAVKKVLEITPPELAADIVNNGIVMTGGGALLNGLDILISKETELPTHIADEAISCVAIGTGKALNEINILQQTKYRGAKRVL, encoded by the coding sequence ATGTTTGCGGAAGATATTGGGATAGATTTAGGTACTGCTAGTGTGCTTGTTTTTAAAAGGGGTAAAGGTATAGTATTACATGAGCCTTCTGTTGTAGCAATAGACAAAAATACAGATAACATAATTGCAGTGGGTATGGAAGCGCGTCAAATGCTTGGAAGAACCCCAGGACATATTATTGCTACTAGACCACTTAGAGAAGGTGTAATAGCAGATTATGATACTACCGAAAAAATGTTAGCTTATTTTATAAAAAAAGTAGTAGGAAAAAGATTGTTTTTTAAACCACGGGTTATTGTTTGTATACCAACTGGAGCTACAGATGTAGAAGAAAGAGCTGTAAGACAAGCTACTTTATCATCTGGAGCAAGACAAGCCTATATTATAGAGGAGCCATTGGCGGCTGCATTAGGTGCAGGCATTAATATTTCTGAAGCAACCGGTAATATGGTTGTTGATATTGGTGGTGGGACTTCAGATGTAGCTGTATTATCACTAGGAGGTATTGTATGTAATACATCTCTTAGAGTTGGAGGGGACAAGTTTGATGATGCAATAATAAGATACATACGAAGAGAATATAACCTAATGATTGGTGACAGAACAGCTGAGGATATTAAAATACAAGTTGGTACAGCTTATGTAACAGATAACAATAAGGATAAATATATGGAGGTAAGAGGAAGAGATTTATTAACAGGCTTACCAAAAACTATAAAATTTACTGCTCAAGAAAGTTACGAAGCTTTACAAGAGCCTATTGAATCTGTGGTTGAAGCAGTTAAAAAAGTTCTAGAAATAACCCCACCTGAATTAGCTGCAGATATTGTGAACAATGGTATCGTAATGACAGGTGGAGGCGCATTACTTAATGGATTAGATATATTAATTTCAAAGGAAACAGAACTTCCGACTCACATTGCAGATGAAGCTATATCATGCGTTGCTATAGGAACTGGAAAAGCATTAAATGAGATAAATATTTTACAACAAACAAAATATAGAGGAGCAAAAAGAGTATTATAA